In Monodelphis domestica isolate mMonDom1 chromosome 4, mMonDom1.pri, whole genome shotgun sequence, one DNA window encodes the following:
- the LOC100021223 gene encoding olfactory receptor 51G2-like translates to MEDMDDDMDEVLEFFELLLQKPPIMLALNNTTDDQLAFLFIGIPGLEALHIWISIPFCFLYLMALMGNSILLLLVRSEQSLHEPQFYFLAMLAITDLGLSLSTLPTVLGTFWIGTHQIGLDGCLAQMFFIHALSSLESGILVAMAFDRLVAICCPLSYSRILTSRAIICLSGAAFIRGAVLLAPLPLFLRNFSFCRDNVLSHSYCYYPDLLTLACEDITFSSAYGLIFVLCTFAVDALFIIVSYLKILTTVLRLGASDRGLRSMHTCACHLCTVLIFYLPLISLAVLHRYAHGTPPLLYATMSNAYLLLTPLLNPLVYSLKSRQIQVALQKRLWIQRVTVGERTET, encoded by the exons ATGGAAGACATGGATGATGATATGGATGAA GTCTTGGAATTTTTTGAGCTTTTGCTCCAAAAGCCTCCCATCATGCTGGCTCTCAATAACACCACAGATGATCAGCTGGCCTTCCTTTTCATTGGAATCCCTGGACTAGAAGCCTTACATATCTGGATCTCAATTCCTTTTTGCTTCCTATACCTCATGGCCCTCATGGGAAACTCTATTCTCCTTCTCCTTGTCAGGTCTGAACAGAGCCTCCACGAGCCTCAGTTCTACTTCCTAGCCATGCTGGCCATCACCGACCTGGGCCTCTCCCTATCAACTTTGCCAACCGTCCTGGGCACTTTCTGGATTGGTACTCATCAGATCGGCCTGGATGGCTGTCTGGCCCAGATGTTTTTCATTCATGCGCTCTCCTCTTTGGAGTCAGGCATCCTCGTGGCCATGGCCTTTGACAGACTGGTAGCCATCTGTTGTCCACTGAGCTATTCCCGGATCCTGACTAGCCGTGCCATCATCTGCCTCAGTGGGGCAGCTTTCATTCGTGGTGCCGTACTGCTGGCTCCCCTGCCCCTCTTCCTCAGGAATTTCTCCTTTTGCAGAGATAATGTTCTCTCCCACTCCTATTGCTACTACCCAGACTTACTGACCTTGGCCTGTGAGGACATCACATTCAGCAGTGCCTATGGGCTCATTTTTGTCCTTTGCACCTTTGCAGTCGATGCACTCTTCATTATTGTCTCCTACCTGAAAATCTTGACCACGGTCCTGAGGCTGGGAGCCAGTGACCGGGGGCTCCGATCTATGCACACCTGTGCCTGTCACTTATGCACTGTGCTTATTTTTTACCTCCCTCTCATCAGCCTAGCTGTACTGCACCGCTATGCCCATGGAACACCCCCACTCCTCTATGCTACTATGAGCAATGCCTACCTCCTCCTCACCCCACTGCTTAACCCACTTGTTTATAGTCTGAAGTCCCGGCAGATCCAGGTTGCTCTACAGAAAAGACTCTGGATTCAGAGGGTCACCgttggagaaagaactgagacttaa
- the LOC100021252 gene encoding olfactory receptor 51G2-like, with amino-acid sequence MSLLNSSDFSTFLVTGILGLEDMHMWLSIPFSAIFLVTLAGNITIMLVIWTERSLHVPMYLFLAMLAASDLGLSISTFSTMLRIFWLEAREMSFPACFTQMFFIHSFQQFESAVILAMAFDRYVAISKPLHYASILTSGVIAKIGVAILVRTMAVQVPAPILLRRLHFCRSNVLSHSYCLHPDIIKLSCSNTRVNSVFGLFVVVSTLGLYFVLILFSYVLILKTVLKIASFGGCLKALNTCISHLSAVILFFTPMICLSLLHRFGLKLPSHVYVLIANMHFLILPVMNPIVYVVKTKQIRDKVIRIFLKKRSGETHP; translated from the coding sequence ATGTCTCTTCTCAATAGCTCAGACTTCTCCACCTTCCTGGTGACAGGAATCCTTGGACTAGAGGACATGCATATGTGGCTCTCTATTCCCTTTAGTGCCATATTCCTAGTGACCCTGGCAGGTAACATCACCATCATGTTGGTTATCTGGACTGAGAGAAGCCTCCATGTACCCATGTACCTTTTCCTGGCAATGTTGGCAGCCTCCGACCTGGGTTTGTCCATCTCCACATTTTCGACTATGTTAAGGATCTTCTGGCTGGAGGCCAGAGAGATGAGTTTCCCTGCCTGTTTCACTCAGATgttcttcattcattccttccaaCAATTTGAGTCAGCTGTGATTCTGGCCATGGCCTTTGATCGCTATGTCGCAATTTCCAAACCCTTGCACTATGCCTCCATCCTCACCAGTGGAGTAATTGCTAAGATAGGTGTGGCCATTTTGGTACGGACAATGGCAGTGCAAGTCCCAGCTCCCATCCTTTTGAGGAGGTTACACTTCTGTCGCTCTAATGTACTCTCCCATTCCTACTGCTTACATCCAGATATCATCAAGCTCTCCTGCTCTAACACCAGAGTCAACAGTGTATTTggcttatttgttgttgtttccacTCTCGGCCTTTATTTTGtcctaattcttttttcctaTGTTCTGATCTTAAAGACTGTTCTGAAAATTGCATCCTTTGGGGGATGCCTCAAGGCCCTCAATACTTGCATCTCCCACCTCTCTGCTGTGATCCTTTTCTTCACACCCATGATCTGTCTGTCCTTGCTTCACAGATTTGGACTAAAGCTTCCCTCACATGTTTATGTGCTCATAGCTAACATGCACTTCCTCATTCTACCTGTGATGAACCCCATTGTTTATGTGGTAAAAACCAAGCAAATCCGGGATAAGGTCATTAGgatttttcttaaaaagagaTCTGGggaaactcatccataa
- the LOC100021201 gene encoding olfactory receptor 51I2-like, which translates to MQILNGTHYQPIYFLLSGIPGLESMHIWISIPLSVMYVIALLGNSIILYIIQKTPSLHEPQYIFLSMLAGTDMAMSASTLPTVLNVFLFNHLEIEFHSCLAQMFFIHTFSSMESAILLAMAFDRFVAIRNPLHYTMVLTHSRIIGMGLVAVMRGVALMAPLPILLKRLPFCKSIILSHSFCFHPDVMKLACGSIRVNIIYGLALVLCSFGIDSVFIVLSYAFILKTVLGIASQEGRLKALNTCVSHILTVLIFYVPLIALALIHRIGKYHSPLPHVTMSNIFLFLTPVLNPLVYSMKTKQIRAVLFRLFKTREDGGKGKIGSH; encoded by the coding sequence ATGCAGATACTCAATGGCACCCACTACCAGCCaatatatttcctcctttctGGCATCCCAGGGCTGGAGTCCATGCACATCTGGATTTCCATACCGTTGAGTGTCATGTATGTGATTGCTCTTCTGGGAAACTCCATTATCCTCTACATCATACAGAAAACCCCCAGCCTGCATGAGCCCCAATATATCTTCCTGTCTATGCTGGCAGGTACAGACATGGCCATGTCTGCCTCCACGCTGCCCACAGTGCTCAACGTCTTCCTTTTTAATCACCTGGAGATTGAGTTTCACAGCTGCTTGGCCCAGATGTTCTTTATCCACACATTTTCTTCCATGGAGTCTGCCATCCTTCTGGCTATGGCCTTTGACCGCTTTGTGGCCATACGCAACCCATTGCACTATACCATGGTCCTGACCCATTCTCGGATCATTGGGATGGGGCTGGTTGCTGTGATGAGGGGTGTGGCACTGATGGCACCTTTGCCCATACTTCTTAAGCGACTGCCCTTCTGTAAGAGCatcattctctctcattccttctgCTTCCATCCTGATGTAATGAAGCTGGCCTGTGGTTCCATCAGGGTCAACATTATCTATGGCCTGGCTCTGGTCCTCTGCTCCTTTGGCATTGACTCTGTGTTCATTGTCCTCTCTTATGCCTTTATCTTGAAGACAGTTTTGGGCATTGCTTCCCAAGAGGGACGACTCAAAGCCCTCAACACCTGTGTTTCACATATCCTCACTGTTCTCATCTTCTATGTGCCACTTATTGCCTTGGCCTTGATCCACAGAATTGGCAAGTACCATTCTCCCCTTCCTCATGTCACCATGTCCAAtatcttcctctttctcacccctgTTCTCAACCCATTGGTGTACAGCATGAAGACTAAGCAAATCAGAGCTGTTTTGTTCAGGCTGTTCAAAACTAGAGAggatgggggaaaggggaaaataggcTCTCATTAA